CGTTACCAAGAGCGTGAAAAAGCGGGCGAAGCCTTACGTGTATTTATTGTTGGTGGTTCACTCGGTGCGCAAGCATTAAATGAATGTGTACCGGAAGCATTGAAACAGCTGAATGTTCCACTGAATGTTTATCATCAATCAGGTCAAAACCATGCCGACACTACGCGTGCCCGTTATGCAGATGCACCTGAGCATTTAAAGGTTGAAGTACAGCCTTTTATTGAAGATATGGCACAGGCCTATAGTGATGCAGATCTCGTGATTTGCCGTGCAGGTGCGCTGACTGTGACTGAAATTGCGACTGCGGGCGTAGCGGCAATTTTTGTGCCGTTACCAAGTGCGGTGGATGATCACCAAACAGCAAATGCCAAGTTCCTTGCCAACATCAATGCTGCAAAAATTTGTCCGCAAGCAACCATGACCCCAGACAGTTTAAAAGCTTTGTTAGAACCGTTGTTAAATCGTCAGCTATTACAAGAAATGGCTGTGAAAGCACGTCAACAGGCTCAACCGAATGCAACCCAACATGTGGTTCGTTTAATTCAAGAATTGTAATCCGAGTAAATTATGTCTCCATCAACACCAGCTGACCAAGCTAAAAAATTAATTAAAGTGCCTGAAATGCGCCGTATCAAACAC
This window of the Acinetobacter sp. NCu2D-2 genome carries:
- the murG gene encoding undecaprenyldiphospho-muramoylpentapeptide beta-N-acetylglucosaminyltransferase translates to MTDAQQKQPKHVMMMAAGTGGHVFPALAVAKELQQQGIDVSWLATPAGMENRLLKNHNISIYQIDIQGVRGNGFVRKALAPFKILKATISAMRYMKQLKVDAVAGFGGYVAGPGGLAARILGIPVIIHEQNAVAGFTNTQLSRVAKTVCQAFPNTFPASDKIVTTGNPVRQEITAILNPSWRYQEREKAGEALRVFIVGGSLGAQALNECVPEALKQLNVPLNVYHQSGQNHADTTRARYADAPEHLKVEVQPFIEDMAQAYSDADLVICRAGALTVTEIATAGVAAIFVPLPSAVDDHQTANAKFLANINAAKICPQATMTPDSLKALLEPLLNRQLLQEMAVKARQQAQPNATQHVVRLIQEL